ATGCATGACCGTCGCCATATGGATTCTTAGCTTCTGCCATTCGCCGATATTCGGTTGGATCATCCAATAATTGCAACATAGCTGTTTTAACCGTATTCGGATCAGTCCCAACTAGTTTAAGCGTGCCCGCTTCAACCCCTTCAGGCCGCTCAGTGGTGTCTCTAAGAACCAGCACTGGCTTTCCTAAAGATGGTGCCTCTTCCTGAACACCACCAGAATCTGTCATGATGAAGTAACTCCTTGCCGCCAGATTATGAAAATCAACGACATCCAAAGGATCAATCAGATGAATTCGCTTGTGGTGACCAAGAATGGCGTCTGCCGCCTCTTGAACAACGGGGTTGAGATGTACTGGATAAATAATTTCAATATCCGGATGGCTTTCAACAACTTCACGCATCACTTTGAAAACTCGACGCATCGGGTCCCCTTGATTCTCGCGACGATGCATGGTCACTAGAATCATCTTCTTATTGGGATCGATCATATCTAACACTTCGTGGTGGTAGTCATCTCGCACTGTTTGATCAAGGGCATCAATTGCTGTATTGCCTGTTACAAAGATTTGGCTTTCTGGATGATTCTCCTTCAAAAGATTTGCCTGACTTTGATTTGTTGGTGCAAAATAAAGATCACTCAAAACATCGGTCAGTTGACGATTCATTTCTTCAGGATATGGGCTGTATTTGTTCCAAGTCCGTAACCCCGCTTCAACGTGCCCAAGCTTTGTCTGCTGGTAAAAAGCCGAAATGCTTGCCGCAAAAGTGGTTGTCGTGTCTCCATGCACTAATACAATGTCCGGCTTTTCTTTAGCAATGATCTGACCCAGTTTCAAAATCACATTGCTTGTGATGTCGGCTAACGTTTGTCGTGATTTCATGATATTCAAATCATAGCTGGGTTCAATATGAAAAATCGATAATACTTGATCCAGCATTTCCCGATGCTGACCGGTTACAACGGTCACTTCTTCAAATTCGTCACTGCGGTTCTTTAGACTTAAAACGACCGGAGCCATTTTAATCGCTTCAGGGCGGGTTCCAAAGACCGTCATCACTTTAATTTTTGCCAATTTGGCACCTCATTCTTTTCAATTATTATAGAATCATTGTTGAGCAAAAGGCTCAGACCCTTTTGAACTTACGAAAAAAGTATAGCAGATTATCGAGTGGGAATCTAAATTACTCGTTAAACCACTGGCGATCACTTTATCATTTCATTCCGTTCCTGCCCACTACGTCAAGCAAAAAAAAAATCCTCTCAGAGTTAATCTCCAAGAGAATTACTTTAATCAGATTAATGAGAAGCAGTTATTGAGATAAACCAACCTAAGCTAACGTGTCGCCGTGCCTTCTTGAATCGTTTTCATTGGGTCAAGCCCAGAGATCTGATAGACTGCATTGCCTTCAGTCCAAGTGATCTGATTCTGACGGGTATTCGCGGCGGTCACAGCTAAGTCAACTGTTCCGTGTGTTTCTGGTGCCGGCAACGCATTATTTGCAAACCAGGTAACCGCTTCTTTGGCAAGAGGCAAAGGATCTTCACCGTTAACCGCTGAGGCCTTAACTGTCACAGTCCATCGTCCTTCATTCCAAGTTAAATAAGAAGAACCCGCTGCTCCCTGACTTGCCGCGTAAATGCCATCACCGATCGCGACTTGCGGCAACCCTTGAGTTGATTGAGCAGCGCCAATCTGTGCCTGAGCTTGCGCATTATTACCATAAGTCTTCTTTTGAATCGCTAATTCTGCATTCACATTTTGCAGGGTTGCATCATTATAAGCTAATGCATGACTTCCAGGACTGAAGAAAATCGAGTAATTTTGACTATCGCCAGTGGTAAAAATATTTAAGTATTGGGTTTGATCAACTTGATAAGCGCTTGGCCACTTAGGATTGCCAAGTTGCCTAAAAGTCGCCTGTTTCAAAGCGGCATAGCGCTGGTCAACGTTTGCAGTGCCACTTGTATTGGTGGTAGAGGAAGAAGCCGCATCTGCACTCTCAGTTGTGCTTGAGCTAGTCGAACTGCTGCTCTTGGAGGCTGTCTTTTTTTGCTTCTGACTTGTTGAGGCTTTCGCGGTCTTTTTGCTCGATTGAGTTGTTCTCACCGATCCACTTTTACTGCTGCTTTGACTGTTCTGGCCACACCCAGCTGTAAAAAGAAGCAATACGGCAGGTATTAATAATAGTGTCTTCTTCATCTTTATTGCCTCCCTACTTATCTACTTATATTATATGCCACTACTCTTAATAATTCACTGACAGGTCAATTAACTTTCCGAAAATAAAAAACATGGTTCCTTGGAAAAGGCAGCCATGTCAATGAACTTTTATTCACTTCAATTAACTTAAATGCGTAATGTCCTGTTCCACCACAATATCATGAAGTTTCTGACGTGGTGGTTCTGGGTCTTCATCTAACCCTTGTGAGGAAACTTTGTCAAACAATATTTTAATTGTTTGCAATAAGATACGCGCATCCAGAAAAATACTGTAGGTCTTAATATACAGCAGATCGAACTTCAGTTTACTATGATAATCAGAGGCATACTTGCCATAAACCTGAGCATAACCAGTAATACCAGCACGAACGTTATGCCGCAAGTAATAATGGGGTTCCTGCTCGTTAAACTGGTTCACAAAATAAGGTCGCTCCGGTCGAGGACCCACAATTGACATGTCACCCTTTAAAACATTAAAGATTTGGGGTAATTCGTCCAGCCGAAATTTACGCAAATACTTGCCAACCGGCGTAATTCGTGAGTCATGTGCAGTTGCCAAAACAGGGCCCGATTTTGCCTCAGCTGTAGCCGACATCGTTCGGAACTTCAGAATTTTGAACTCACGTTGGTTTAGCGTAATTCGAGTTTGCTTATAAATAATTGGCCCTGGTGAGGTCAATTTAACCAATAAAGCCGTAACCAACATAAATGGCGAGGCCAAAATCAGCATGAGAAGTCCAACAACAATATCAAAAATGCGTTTGAGAACGGCACTTTCAAATTTAATTCGAAATTGTGTAATTCCCATGACGCTTTCATCTTCAAAGTTCATAAGGTTGGGACGCAACATCAACAGGTTATCAAACGTTGAAGGCAGGAGGATCGTCTTTTCGCGCTTAATGATGATATCAATAATCTCACGACGCGTTTCATCAGGCAAGCTCTTGGTCAGATAGAAAATGTCTACCTTATCGATAATGGCTTTGGCATTCTCAACAAAATGATCAGAAATAACGTAGGTGACTTTATGCTTATTATTCTTGGCCGAATTGAAGTTTTCCAAAACTGCTGGCAGTTCATGTTCATAGGATAAAACTGCGACTTTGTAGTTACTCGTAAAGCGAATGTACATGTAATAAATGAACACCCGCCAGACACCAAGAATCAAAATGCTGAGCAGGAATGAGTACCCCAGCACCAATCGTGGAAACGCGAAAAATCGGCCCATGAAGGTGATCATCGTCAATCCCAAGATCGTAATCAATTGTGCCAAAACAGTGTTGAAGATGATGTCACTGATCCGCCGATTATAATAAACGTAAACGCCTAGGAAAAAATTAACCAATAAGAACAGCAATGAAATATAGATCGCTGATCCTTCATACATTTTAAAGTTCCACTCCGGAATGTCTACACCAAAACGCCAATAGAAGGCGAGTAGGATACTTAAATTAAAAAGACCGACATCACCAATCATCGTTAACAGCCGTTTAAAGCCATTCCACTCGGCACTCTGTTTCATACAGCAACCCTCTCAATAATTATCTTTACTTGAAAACAAGCTCACTCATTATAGCATACGTCTAAAATTTGACCGCACTGAAGGCCGGTGTCAACCTGCAACGTGCTGGATGATCAATAGCCATCAAAAATCAGCGTTGGTCAGGAATACCATCTCTTTCCGCACTCTTAATGCCTCTTCGAGCGGAAATGTCTGCCCACAAATATGGAAAGAATGTCTTAAAGATATGCTTGAATCGCCCACGAAACCCTAGATTCGCACTGCCCCAAGAATTATCGAAAAGATGTTCCATGTAATTCGCACTCCGATTTCGGCTTGCATATGTAAAGTAATCTCGAGGATAGACAAGAATCCCTGACGCTAGTTCCTGTTGTTTTCCATT
This genomic window from Lacticaseibacillus paracasei subsp. paracasei contains:
- the wecB gene encoding non-hydrolyzing UDP-N-acetylglucosamine 2-epimerase, which encodes MAKIKVMTVFGTRPEAIKMAPVVLSLKNRSDEFEEVTVVTGQHREMLDQVLSIFHIEPSYDLNIMKSRQTLADITSNVILKLGQIIAKEKPDIVLVHGDTTTTFAASISAFYQQTKLGHVEAGLRTWNKYSPYPEEMNRQLTDVLSDLYFAPTNQSQANLLKENHPESQIFVTGNTAIDALDQTVRDDYHHEVLDMIDPNKKMILVTMHRRENQGDPMRRVFKVMREVVESHPDIEIIYPVHLNPVVQEAADAILGHHKRIHLIDPLDVVDFHNLAARSYFIMTDSGGVQEEAPSLGKPVLVLRDTTERPEGVEAGTLKLVGTDPNTVKTAMLQLLDDPTEYRRMAEAKNPYGDGHASRRILDAILYDFGKIQNRPAPFK
- a CDS encoding sugar transferase, whose amino-acid sequence is MKQSAEWNGFKRLLTMIGDVGLFNLSILLAFYWRFGVDIPEWNFKMYEGSAIYISLLFLLVNFFLGVYVYYNRRISDIIFNTVLAQLITILGLTMITFMGRFFAFPRLVLGYSFLLSILILGVWRVFIYYMYIRFTSNYKVAVLSYEHELPAVLENFNSAKNNKHKVTYVISDHFVENAKAIIDKVDIFYLTKSLPDETRREIIDIIIKREKTILLPSTFDNLLMLRPNLMNFEDESVMGITQFRIKFESAVLKRIFDIVVGLLMLILASPFMLVTALLVKLTSPGPIIYKQTRITLNQREFKILKFRTMSATAEAKSGPVLATAHDSRITPVGKYLRKFRLDELPQIFNVLKGDMSIVGPRPERPYFVNQFNEQEPHYYLRHNVRAGITGYAQVYGKYASDYHSKLKFDLLYIKTYSIFLDARILLQTIKILFDKVSSQGLDEDPEPPRQKLHDIVVEQDITHLS